Proteins encoded within one genomic window of Rhododendron vialii isolate Sample 1 chromosome 1a, ASM3025357v1:
- the LOC131334113 gene encoding protein FIP2-like → MSESSSPHQNQVALLAQPAVVATAVSSRRLPPPCWSHDETVALIDAYRDKWYSLRRGNLRANHWQEVADDVAARCPPPLSSETPTKTSVQCRHKMEKLRKRYRAELQRALSSSSRHPKGHRFNSSWVHFKRMEYMEKGPASVAAAPDLSPEDNDEDDGDDDGVDEEEELYQSVRRGGGVIRQNRSGDGSISNGSGGKGGFRIRLPARPPGPTPQAKIYNNPNTNPNPSFGSTRVLRDGYEEKWGFGKRSGGGGGEGGGKKREGEPVAEIVGAIKALGDGFVRMERMKMEMAREVEAMRMEMEMKRTEMILESQQRIVEAFGKAFSEKRNKKVKRMPTPES, encoded by the coding sequence ATGTCTGAATCATCGTCACCTCACCAAAACCAGGTGGCCCTGCTGGCCCAGCCCGCGGTCGTCGCCACCGCCGTGTCTTCGCGGCGCCTCCCCCCGCCGTGCTGGTCCCACGACGAGACGGTTGCCCTAATCGACGCGTACCGCGACAAGTGGTACTCCCTCCGGCGAGGAAACCTGAGGGCCAACCACTGGCAGGAGGTGGCCGACGACGTCGCCGCCCGCTgccctcctcctctctcctccgaAACCCCCACCAAGACCTCCGTCCAGTGCCGCCACAAGATGGAGAAGCTCCGTAAAAGGTACCGCGCCGAGCTCCAACGGGCCTTATCGTCATCGTCGCGCCACCCTAAAGGCCACCGGTTCAACTCCTCTTGGGTCCACTTCAAGCGCATGGAGTATATGGAGAAGGGCCCCGCTTCCGTTGCCGCTGCGCCGGATCTGAGCCCTGAAGATAACGACGAGGACGACGGCGATGACGACGGTGTTGATGAGGAAGAGGAGTTGTATCAGAGCGTCAGGCGTGGCGGTGGCGTAATTCGTCAGAATCGGAGCGGTGATGGGTCGATTAGTAATGGGTCGGGTGGAAAAGGCGGGTTTCGGATCAGACTTCCGGCCCGCCCGCCCGGCCCCACACCTCAGGCCAAGATTTATAATAATCCTAACACTAACCCTAACCCCAGTTTTGGGTcaactagggttttgagagatGGGTATGAAGAGAAGTGGGGGTTCGGGAAAAGaagcggaggtggtggtggtgagggaGGTGGGaagaagagagagggggagccggTGGCGGAGATAGTGGGGGCAATTAAGGCGTTGGGGGACGGCTTTGTGAGGATGGAGAGGATGAAGATGGAGATGGCGAGGGAGGTGGAGGCGATGAGGATGGAAATGGAGATGAAGAGGACGGAGATGATTCTGGAGTCGCAGCAGCGGATTGTTGAGGCCTTTGGGAAGGCGTTTTCGGAGAAGAGAAACAAGAAAGTCAAGAGAATGCCTACGCcagaatcttga